Proteins encoded by one window of Sphaerodactylus townsendi isolate TG3544 linkage group LG02, MPM_Stown_v2.3, whole genome shotgun sequence:
- the LOC125426266 gene encoding olfactory receptor 5V1-like, whose translation MEKANLTTMKYFYLTELSDLPEVRFSLFVMILLIYLITLAGNSAILMAIATDIRLQTPMYFFLSNLSMLDVLCPTVTVPKMLQIFLSEDKTISYSGCMLQLFFLIYVVGTEVFLLAVMAYDRYVAICSPLHYTTIMSKRLCAQLAVGTWIIGFINSMIHTSLTFTLSFCGPNRVNQYYCDIPPVRALSCSSTYISELVLLLVAGILGGSAFVITLISYIYIISTILQMPSTEGKQKAFSTCGSHLAVVCLFYGTTIATYVRPTSTYLPKQDRIVSMLYGVVTPMINPMIYSLRNQEVKRALIKAFSLKFFS comes from the coding sequence ATGGAGAAGGCCAACCTAACAACCATGAAGTACTTTTACCTGACAGAACTGTCTGATCTTCCAGAAGTGCGATTTTCCCTTTTTGTGATGATTCTGCTGATCTACTTAATCACTTTGGCAGGGAACAGTGCTATCCTCATGGCAATAGCAACAGATATTCGCCTCCAGACGCCCATGTACTTCTTCCTCAGTAATTTGTCTATGCTGGATGTTCTTTGTCCAACCGTCACAGTGCCAAAGATGTTACAGATATTCCTGTCTGAGGATAAAACCATATCATATTCTGGCTGCATGCTTCAGCTATTCTTTCTGATTTATGTGGTGGGCACTGAAGTTTTCCTTCTAGCAGTGATGGCATATGATCGCTATGTTGCCATATGTAGTCCACTGCATTATACAACCATAATGAGTAAAAGATTGTGTGCTCAGCTGGCTGTTGGGACCTGGATAATTGGGTTTATTAATTCTATGATTCACACTTCTCTGACCTTTACATTGTCTTTCTGTGGGCCAAATAGAGTTAACCAGTATTACTGTGATATCCCGCCAGTTCGTGCCCTCTCTTGCTCATCTACCTACATCTCTGAACTAGTCCTTCTTCTTGTGGCTGGTATTTTAGGAGGTAGTGCTTTTGTCATTACCCTGATCTCTTACATCTATATAATCTCTACTATCTTGCAAATGCCCTCTACTGAAGGAAAGCAGAAAGCCTTCTCTACTTGTGGTTCCCACTTGGCTGTAGTTTGCCTGTTTTATGGGACCACCATTGCCACATATGTTCGTCCCACCTCTACCTATTTGCCCAAGCAAGACAGGATTGTTTCCATGTTGTATGGAGTAGTCACTCCCATGATTAATCCAATGATTTACAGTCTGAGAAACCAGGAAGTTAAAAGGGCCTTGATAAAAGCATTTAGCCTGAAATTTTTTTCATAA